From a single Pongo pygmaeus isolate AG05252 chromosome 12, NHGRI_mPonPyg2-v2.0_pri, whole genome shotgun sequence genomic region:
- the MITD1 gene encoding MIT domain-containing protein 1 isoform X1, which produces MAKFGLGQDPQSTAAATVLKRAVQLDSESRYPQALVCYQEGIDLLLQVLKGTKDNTKRCNLREKISKYMDRAENIKKYLDQEKEDGKYHKQIKIEENATGFSYESLFREYLHETVTEVWIEDPYIRHTHQLYNFLRFCEMLIKRPCKVKTIHLLTSLDEGIEQAQQSRGLQEIEESLRSHGVLLEVQYSSSIHDREIRFNNGWMIKIGRGLDYFKKPQSRFSLGYCDFDLRPCHETTVDIFHKKHTKNI; this is translated from the exons ATGGCGAAGTTCGGGCTGGGGCAGGATCCGCAGAGCACAGCTGCAGCCACTGTGCTAAAGCGGGCGGTACAACTAGATTCGGAGTCGCGGTATCCGCAGGCTCTGGTGTGTTACCAAGAGGGGATTGATCTGCTTCTGCAGGTTCTGAAAG gtACCAAAGATAATACTAAGAGATGTAATCTCAgagaaaaaatttccaaatacatGGACAGAGCGGAAAACATAAAGAAGTACTTGGACCAAGAAAAAGAAG ATGGAAAATATCacaagcaaattaaaatagaagagAATGCAACAGGTTTCAGTTATGAGTCACTTTTTCGCGAATACCTTCATGAGACAGTTACAGAAGTTTGGATAGAAGATCCTTATATTAGACATACTCATCAG CTGTATAACTTTCTTCGATTTTGTGAGATGCTTATTAAGAGACCGTGTAAAGTAAAAACTATTCACCTTCTCACCTCTCTGGATGAA GGCATTGAGCAAGCGCAGCAAAGTAGAGGCCTGCAAGAAATAGAAGAGTCACTCAGGAGTCACGGAGTGCTGTTGGAAGTTCAATACTCTTCTTCAATACATGACCGAGAAATTAG GTTCAACAATGGATGGATGATTAAGATTGGAAGGGGACTTGATTATTTTAAGAAACCACAG aGTCGTTTTTCCCTTGgatattgtgattttgatttaagACCATGTCATGAAACAACAGTGGACATTTTTCATAAGAAGCATACAAAAAATATATGA
- the MITD1 gene encoding MIT domain-containing protein 1 isoform X2 produces MAKFGLGQDPQSTAAATVLKRAVQLDSESRYPQALVCYQEGIDLLLQVLKGTKDNTKRCNLREKISKYMDRAENIKKYLDQEKEDGKYHKQIKIEENATGFSYESLFREYLHETVTEVWIEDPYIRHTHQGIEQAQQSRGLQEIEESLRSHGVLLEVQYSSSIHDREIRFNNGWMIKIGRGLDYFKKPQSRFSLGYCDFDLRPCHETTVDIFHKKHTKNI; encoded by the exons ATGGCGAAGTTCGGGCTGGGGCAGGATCCGCAGAGCACAGCTGCAGCCACTGTGCTAAAGCGGGCGGTACAACTAGATTCGGAGTCGCGGTATCCGCAGGCTCTGGTGTGTTACCAAGAGGGGATTGATCTGCTTCTGCAGGTTCTGAAAG gtACCAAAGATAATACTAAGAGATGTAATCTCAgagaaaaaatttccaaatacatGGACAGAGCGGAAAACATAAAGAAGTACTTGGACCAAGAAAAAGAAG ATGGAAAATATCacaagcaaattaaaatagaagagAATGCAACAGGTTTCAGTTATGAGTCACTTTTTCGCGAATACCTTCATGAGACAGTTACAGAAGTTTGGATAGAAGATCCTTATATTAGACATACTCATCAG GGCATTGAGCAAGCGCAGCAAAGTAGAGGCCTGCAAGAAATAGAAGAGTCACTCAGGAGTCACGGAGTGCTGTTGGAAGTTCAATACTCTTCTTCAATACATGACCGAGAAATTAG GTTCAACAATGGATGGATGATTAAGATTGGAAGGGGACTTGATTATTTTAAGAAACCACAG aGTCGTTTTTCCCTTGgatattgtgattttgatttaagACCATGTCATGAAACAACAGTGGACATTTTTCATAAGAAGCATACAAAAAATATATGA